Proteins encoded together in one Carya illinoinensis cultivar Pawnee chromosome 3, C.illinoinensisPawnee_v1, whole genome shotgun sequence window:
- the LOC122304384 gene encoding protein EFFECTOR OF TRANSCRIPTION 2-like isoform X2 yields MVASDSSSVAAARLKREDWNRTKHDSVFSQWQILVGPSDWEDYSLGKEGAAWYRVHNLPKSSGPGVYELGIAVSRTGLGREVGRLNPDGILGVYLGQADNVRTRLQRYGRTGAHLGHSYPNGQPNDSKSVSVQKGPGLFEEIFSRRYPIVFRWAPMENKREAEKTEAQLLKTFDYAWNTSNNGVRRPNDIVWKLDRIAANTTQFPKVVRKLLPFGQKQVGISIKARKLPSPENKLSACADEESYNFLSQVFKFSRSLPRFLLDRSIIIEENNSFCGVVLGDGLVCRRPPVDRRKRCAEHKGMRINGSIPMLVPTLVTVGKSGSTLGSVSNHLADRKGDNHNAQNLCYDSVKDTEVVGKCPVSESFTPICGVPLHDGSPCRRQPTQGRKRCDEHKGMRIRGSISESVRIGKSQNVHKAGLDFSCSDQNSSALCIPGVVQTQASSKSYVVSKDTTTMCGLDLGYGIYCTRQPARGRVRCDEHKGLRINGLVSKLAAEGKSHLSDMGSKFSSCEYEYGNTSAPTCGATLHNGSQCRRQPVQGNKRCWQHKGMRADGSSAGFGSEITSLTCGVSLQNGSVCTRIPAHGRKRCEQHKGRRITNSSYF; encoded by the exons ATGGTAGCAAGCGACTCGTCATCAGTTGCTGCCGCCAGGTTGAAGAGGGAGGACTGGAATCGGACTAAGCACGACTCTGTCTTCTCTCAATGGCAG ATTCTTGTAGGTCCTTCCGATTGGGAAGACTATTCACTGGGAAAGGAAGGAGCTGCATGGTACAGGGTTCACAACCTTCCTAAAAGTTCTGGCCCTGGAGTATATGAGCTTGGGATTGCTGTGTCTCGGACCGGGTTAGGGCGTGAGGTTGGCAGGCTTAATCCAGACGGTATACTCGGGGTTTACCTTGGTCAGGCTGACAATGTTAGGACGCGACTCCAGCGGTATGGCAGGACAGGTGCTCATTTGGGCCATAGCTACCCTAATGGTCAACCAAATGACTCTAAGAGTGTATCTGTCCAGAAAGGGCCCGGATTGTTTGAGGAGATATTCTCACGACGCTACCCCATTGTGTTTAGATGGGCTCCG ATGGAAAACAAGAGAGAGGCTGAGAAGACTGAAGCTCAGCTTCTCAAAACATTTGATTATGCATGGAACACAAGCAATAATGGTGTACGACGACCAAATGATATCGTTTGGAAACTTGACAGAATTGCTGCAAACACAACTCAATTTCCCAAAGTTGTCAGAAAACTTCTTCCATTTGGTCAGAAGCAAGTGGGCATTAGCATCAAAGCACGCAAGTTGCCATCACCAGAGAACAAATTGAGCGCCTGTGCTGATGAAGAGAGCTACAATTTCCTATCTCAAGTATTCAAATTTAGCAGATCGCTGCCTAGGTTTTTATTGGATAGAAGTATTATCATAGAAGAGAATAATAGTTTTTGTGGGGTAGTCTTaggtgatggtttggtttgtaGAAGGCCACCGGTTGATAGAAGAAAGAGGTGTGCTGAACACAAAGGGATGCGAATTAATGGGTCCATCCCAATGTTGGTCCCAACATTGGTTACGGTAGGTAAATCAGGGAGCACACTAGGCTCAGTGTCGAATCATCTTGCGGATAGAAAGGGTGACAATCACAATGCACAGAATCTTTGCTATGACTCAGTGAAGGATACAGAGGTTGTGGGTAAGTGTCCTGTTAGTGAGAGCTTTACTCCTATATGTGGAGTCCCTTTGCATGATGGCTCTCCTTGTAGAAGGCAACCAACTCAGGGGAGGAAAAGGTGTGATGAGCATAAAGGTATGAGAATACGTGGATCTATTTCTGAATCAGTAAGAATAGGAAAATCACAAAATGTGCACAAGGCAGGCTTGGATTTCAGTTGTAGCGATCAAAATTCCTCTGCGTTATGCATACCTGGAGTGGTGCAAACTCAAGCTTCCTCAAAGAGTTATGTTGTCAGCAAGGATACCACCACAATGTGTGGGTTGGATTTAGGTTATGGGATTTACTGTACAAGACAACCAGCTAGAGGAAGAGTAAGGTGTGATGAGCACAAAGGGCTGAGAATTAACGGGTTGGTCTCCAAGTTAGCAGCAGAAGGCAAATCCCATTTATCTGACATGGGTTCGAAATTCAGTTCTTGTGAATATGAATATGGCAACACTAGTGCCCCTACATGTGGAGCAACGTTACACAATGGTTCTCAGTGCAGGAGGCAACCAGTCCAAGGAAATAAAAGGTGTTGGCAACATAAAGGCATGAGGGCAGATGGTTCTTCAGCTGGGTTTGGCTCAGAAATAACTTCTCTCACATGTGGTGTCAGCTTACAGAATGGGTCAGTCTGTACGAGGATTCCTGCTCATGGAAGGAAGAGGTGTGAGCAGCACAAGGGGAGGAGAATCACTAATTCCTCCTATTTCTGA
- the LOC122304384 gene encoding protein EFFECTOR OF TRANSCRIPTION 2-like isoform X1, with product MHRYEDFCDLSISSGGWNGGRIRGSIHAPSILTGPLTHEEQCQSSRAQTTPSPYGKRGVGQGHPMFGPSDWEDYSLGKEGAAWYRVHNLPKSSGPGVYELGIAVSRTGLGREVGRLNPDGILGVYLGQADNVRTRLQRYGRTGAHLGHSYPNGQPNDSKSVSVQKGPGLFEEIFSRRYPIVFRWAPMENKREAEKTEAQLLKTFDYAWNTSNNGVRRPNDIVWKLDRIAANTTQFPKVVRKLLPFGQKQVGISIKARKLPSPENKLSACADEESYNFLSQVFKFSRSLPRFLLDRSIIIEENNSFCGVVLGDGLVCRRPPVDRRKRCAEHKGMRINGSIPMLVPTLVTVGKSGSTLGSVSNHLADRKGDNHNAQNLCYDSVKDTEVVGKCPVSESFTPICGVPLHDGSPCRRQPTQGRKRCDEHKGMRIRGSISESVRIGKSQNVHKAGLDFSCSDQNSSALCIPGVVQTQASSKSYVVSKDTTTMCGLDLGYGIYCTRQPARGRVRCDEHKGLRINGLVSKLAAEGKSHLSDMGSKFSSCEYEYGNTSAPTCGATLHNGSQCRRQPVQGNKRCWQHKGMRADGSSAGFGSEITSLTCGVSLQNGSVCTRIPAHGRKRCEQHKGRRITNSSYF from the exons ATGCACAGATATGAAGATTTTTGTGATTTGTCGATTTCTAG TGGTGGATGGAATGGCGGACGAATTAGGGGGTCAATCCACGCTCCTAGCATCCTAACAGGGCCACTCACCCACGAGGAGCAGTGCCAGAGTTCAAGAGCCCAAACTACCCCCAGCCCATACGGGAAGCGAGGGGTGGGACAAGGGCACCCCATGTTTG GTCCTTCCGATTGGGAAGACTATTCACTGGGAAAGGAAGGAGCTGCATGGTACAGGGTTCACAACCTTCCTAAAAGTTCTGGCCCTGGAGTATATGAGCTTGGGATTGCTGTGTCTCGGACCGGGTTAGGGCGTGAGGTTGGCAGGCTTAATCCAGACGGTATACTCGGGGTTTACCTTGGTCAGGCTGACAATGTTAGGACGCGACTCCAGCGGTATGGCAGGACAGGTGCTCATTTGGGCCATAGCTACCCTAATGGTCAACCAAATGACTCTAAGAGTGTATCTGTCCAGAAAGGGCCCGGATTGTTTGAGGAGATATTCTCACGACGCTACCCCATTGTGTTTAGATGGGCTCCG ATGGAAAACAAGAGAGAGGCTGAGAAGACTGAAGCTCAGCTTCTCAAAACATTTGATTATGCATGGAACACAAGCAATAATGGTGTACGACGACCAAATGATATCGTTTGGAAACTTGACAGAATTGCTGCAAACACAACTCAATTTCCCAAAGTTGTCAGAAAACTTCTTCCATTTGGTCAGAAGCAAGTGGGCATTAGCATCAAAGCACGCAAGTTGCCATCACCAGAGAACAAATTGAGCGCCTGTGCTGATGAAGAGAGCTACAATTTCCTATCTCAAGTATTCAAATTTAGCAGATCGCTGCCTAGGTTTTTATTGGATAGAAGTATTATCATAGAAGAGAATAATAGTTTTTGTGGGGTAGTCTTaggtgatggtttggtttgtaGAAGGCCACCGGTTGATAGAAGAAAGAGGTGTGCTGAACACAAAGGGATGCGAATTAATGGGTCCATCCCAATGTTGGTCCCAACATTGGTTACGGTAGGTAAATCAGGGAGCACACTAGGCTCAGTGTCGAATCATCTTGCGGATAGAAAGGGTGACAATCACAATGCACAGAATCTTTGCTATGACTCAGTGAAGGATACAGAGGTTGTGGGTAAGTGTCCTGTTAGTGAGAGCTTTACTCCTATATGTGGAGTCCCTTTGCATGATGGCTCTCCTTGTAGAAGGCAACCAACTCAGGGGAGGAAAAGGTGTGATGAGCATAAAGGTATGAGAATACGTGGATCTATTTCTGAATCAGTAAGAATAGGAAAATCACAAAATGTGCACAAGGCAGGCTTGGATTTCAGTTGTAGCGATCAAAATTCCTCTGCGTTATGCATACCTGGAGTGGTGCAAACTCAAGCTTCCTCAAAGAGTTATGTTGTCAGCAAGGATACCACCACAATGTGTGGGTTGGATTTAGGTTATGGGATTTACTGTACAAGACAACCAGCTAGAGGAAGAGTAAGGTGTGATGAGCACAAAGGGCTGAGAATTAACGGGTTGGTCTCCAAGTTAGCAGCAGAAGGCAAATCCCATTTATCTGACATGGGTTCGAAATTCAGTTCTTGTGAATATGAATATGGCAACACTAGTGCCCCTACATGTGGAGCAACGTTACACAATGGTTCTCAGTGCAGGAGGCAACCAGTCCAAGGAAATAAAAGGTGTTGGCAACATAAAGGCATGAGGGCAGATGGTTCTTCAGCTGGGTTTGGCTCAGAAATAACTTCTCTCACATGTGGTGTCAGCTTACAGAATGGGTCAGTCTGTACGAGGATTCCTGCTCATGGAAGGAAGAGGTGTGAGCAGCACAAGGGGAGGAGAATCACTAATTCCTCCTATTTCTGA
- the LOC122304384 gene encoding protein EFFECTOR OF TRANSCRIPTION 2-like isoform X5 gives MAGPSDWEDYSLGKEGAAWYRVHNLPKSSGPGVYELGIAVSRTGLGREVGRLNPDGILGVYLGQADNVRTRLQRYGRTGAHLGHSYPNGQPNDSKSVSVQKGPGLFEEIFSRRYPIVFRWAPMENKREAEKTEAQLLKTFDYAWNTSNNGVRRPNDIVWKLDRIAANTTQFPKVVRKLLPFGQKQVGISIKARKLPSPENKLSACADEESYNFLSQVFKFSRSLPRFLLDRSIIIEENNSFCGVVLGDGLVCRRPPVDRRKRCAEHKGMRINGSIPMLVPTLVTVGKSGSTLGSVSNHLADRKGDNHNAQNLCYDSVKDTEVVGKCPVSESFTPICGVPLHDGSPCRRQPTQGRKRCDEHKGMRIRGSISESVRIGKSQNVHKAGLDFSCSDQNSSALCIPGVVQTQASSKSYVVSKDTTTMCGLDLGYGIYCTRQPARGRVRCDEHKGLRINGLVSKLAAEGKSHLSDMGSKFSSCEYEYGNTSAPTCGATLHNGSQCRRQPVQGNKRCWQHKGMRADGSSAGFGSEITSLTCGVSLQNGSVCTRIPAHGRKRCEQHKGRRITNSSYF, from the exons ATGGCAG GTCCTTCCGATTGGGAAGACTATTCACTGGGAAAGGAAGGAGCTGCATGGTACAGGGTTCACAACCTTCCTAAAAGTTCTGGCCCTGGAGTATATGAGCTTGGGATTGCTGTGTCTCGGACCGGGTTAGGGCGTGAGGTTGGCAGGCTTAATCCAGACGGTATACTCGGGGTTTACCTTGGTCAGGCTGACAATGTTAGGACGCGACTCCAGCGGTATGGCAGGACAGGTGCTCATTTGGGCCATAGCTACCCTAATGGTCAACCAAATGACTCTAAGAGTGTATCTGTCCAGAAAGGGCCCGGATTGTTTGAGGAGATATTCTCACGACGCTACCCCATTGTGTTTAGATGGGCTCCG ATGGAAAACAAGAGAGAGGCTGAGAAGACTGAAGCTCAGCTTCTCAAAACATTTGATTATGCATGGAACACAAGCAATAATGGTGTACGACGACCAAATGATATCGTTTGGAAACTTGACAGAATTGCTGCAAACACAACTCAATTTCCCAAAGTTGTCAGAAAACTTCTTCCATTTGGTCAGAAGCAAGTGGGCATTAGCATCAAAGCACGCAAGTTGCCATCACCAGAGAACAAATTGAGCGCCTGTGCTGATGAAGAGAGCTACAATTTCCTATCTCAAGTATTCAAATTTAGCAGATCGCTGCCTAGGTTTTTATTGGATAGAAGTATTATCATAGAAGAGAATAATAGTTTTTGTGGGGTAGTCTTaggtgatggtttggtttgtaGAAGGCCACCGGTTGATAGAAGAAAGAGGTGTGCTGAACACAAAGGGATGCGAATTAATGGGTCCATCCCAATGTTGGTCCCAACATTGGTTACGGTAGGTAAATCAGGGAGCACACTAGGCTCAGTGTCGAATCATCTTGCGGATAGAAAGGGTGACAATCACAATGCACAGAATCTTTGCTATGACTCAGTGAAGGATACAGAGGTTGTGGGTAAGTGTCCTGTTAGTGAGAGCTTTACTCCTATATGTGGAGTCCCTTTGCATGATGGCTCTCCTTGTAGAAGGCAACCAACTCAGGGGAGGAAAAGGTGTGATGAGCATAAAGGTATGAGAATACGTGGATCTATTTCTGAATCAGTAAGAATAGGAAAATCACAAAATGTGCACAAGGCAGGCTTGGATTTCAGTTGTAGCGATCAAAATTCCTCTGCGTTATGCATACCTGGAGTGGTGCAAACTCAAGCTTCCTCAAAGAGTTATGTTGTCAGCAAGGATACCACCACAATGTGTGGGTTGGATTTAGGTTATGGGATTTACTGTACAAGACAACCAGCTAGAGGAAGAGTAAGGTGTGATGAGCACAAAGGGCTGAGAATTAACGGGTTGGTCTCCAAGTTAGCAGCAGAAGGCAAATCCCATTTATCTGACATGGGTTCGAAATTCAGTTCTTGTGAATATGAATATGGCAACACTAGTGCCCCTACATGTGGAGCAACGTTACACAATGGTTCTCAGTGCAGGAGGCAACCAGTCCAAGGAAATAAAAGGTGTTGGCAACATAAAGGCATGAGGGCAGATGGTTCTTCAGCTGGGTTTGGCTCAGAAATAACTTCTCTCACATGTGGTGTCAGCTTACAGAATGGGTCAGTCTGTACGAGGATTCCTGCTCATGGAAGGAAGAGGTGTGAGCAGCACAAGGGGAGGAGAATCACTAATTCCTCCTATTTCTGA
- the LOC122304384 gene encoding protein EFFECTOR OF TRANSCRIPTION 2-like isoform X4, whose translation MILVGPSDWEDYSLGKEGAAWYRVHNLPKSSGPGVYELGIAVSRTGLGREVGRLNPDGILGVYLGQADNVRTRLQRYGRTGAHLGHSYPNGQPNDSKSVSVQKGPGLFEEIFSRRYPIVFRWAPMENKREAEKTEAQLLKTFDYAWNTSNNGVRRPNDIVWKLDRIAANTTQFPKVVRKLLPFGQKQVGISIKARKLPSPENKLSACADEESYNFLSQVFKFSRSLPRFLLDRSIIIEENNSFCGVVLGDGLVCRRPPVDRRKRCAEHKGMRINGSIPMLVPTLVTVGKSGSTLGSVSNHLADRKGDNHNAQNLCYDSVKDTEVVGKCPVSESFTPICGVPLHDGSPCRRQPTQGRKRCDEHKGMRIRGSISESVRIGKSQNVHKAGLDFSCSDQNSSALCIPGVVQTQASSKSYVVSKDTTTMCGLDLGYGIYCTRQPARGRVRCDEHKGLRINGLVSKLAAEGKSHLSDMGSKFSSCEYEYGNTSAPTCGATLHNGSQCRRQPVQGNKRCWQHKGMRADGSSAGFGSEITSLTCGVSLQNGSVCTRIPAHGRKRCEQHKGRRITNSSYF comes from the exons ATG ATTCTTGTAGGTCCTTCCGATTGGGAAGACTATTCACTGGGAAAGGAAGGAGCTGCATGGTACAGGGTTCACAACCTTCCTAAAAGTTCTGGCCCTGGAGTATATGAGCTTGGGATTGCTGTGTCTCGGACCGGGTTAGGGCGTGAGGTTGGCAGGCTTAATCCAGACGGTATACTCGGGGTTTACCTTGGTCAGGCTGACAATGTTAGGACGCGACTCCAGCGGTATGGCAGGACAGGTGCTCATTTGGGCCATAGCTACCCTAATGGTCAACCAAATGACTCTAAGAGTGTATCTGTCCAGAAAGGGCCCGGATTGTTTGAGGAGATATTCTCACGACGCTACCCCATTGTGTTTAGATGGGCTCCG ATGGAAAACAAGAGAGAGGCTGAGAAGACTGAAGCTCAGCTTCTCAAAACATTTGATTATGCATGGAACACAAGCAATAATGGTGTACGACGACCAAATGATATCGTTTGGAAACTTGACAGAATTGCTGCAAACACAACTCAATTTCCCAAAGTTGTCAGAAAACTTCTTCCATTTGGTCAGAAGCAAGTGGGCATTAGCATCAAAGCACGCAAGTTGCCATCACCAGAGAACAAATTGAGCGCCTGTGCTGATGAAGAGAGCTACAATTTCCTATCTCAAGTATTCAAATTTAGCAGATCGCTGCCTAGGTTTTTATTGGATAGAAGTATTATCATAGAAGAGAATAATAGTTTTTGTGGGGTAGTCTTaggtgatggtttggtttgtaGAAGGCCACCGGTTGATAGAAGAAAGAGGTGTGCTGAACACAAAGGGATGCGAATTAATGGGTCCATCCCAATGTTGGTCCCAACATTGGTTACGGTAGGTAAATCAGGGAGCACACTAGGCTCAGTGTCGAATCATCTTGCGGATAGAAAGGGTGACAATCACAATGCACAGAATCTTTGCTATGACTCAGTGAAGGATACAGAGGTTGTGGGTAAGTGTCCTGTTAGTGAGAGCTTTACTCCTATATGTGGAGTCCCTTTGCATGATGGCTCTCCTTGTAGAAGGCAACCAACTCAGGGGAGGAAAAGGTGTGATGAGCATAAAGGTATGAGAATACGTGGATCTATTTCTGAATCAGTAAGAATAGGAAAATCACAAAATGTGCACAAGGCAGGCTTGGATTTCAGTTGTAGCGATCAAAATTCCTCTGCGTTATGCATACCTGGAGTGGTGCAAACTCAAGCTTCCTCAAAGAGTTATGTTGTCAGCAAGGATACCACCACAATGTGTGGGTTGGATTTAGGTTATGGGATTTACTGTACAAGACAACCAGCTAGAGGAAGAGTAAGGTGTGATGAGCACAAAGGGCTGAGAATTAACGGGTTGGTCTCCAAGTTAGCAGCAGAAGGCAAATCCCATTTATCTGACATGGGTTCGAAATTCAGTTCTTGTGAATATGAATATGGCAACACTAGTGCCCCTACATGTGGAGCAACGTTACACAATGGTTCTCAGTGCAGGAGGCAACCAGTCCAAGGAAATAAAAGGTGTTGGCAACATAAAGGCATGAGGGCAGATGGTTCTTCAGCTGGGTTTGGCTCAGAAATAACTTCTCTCACATGTGGTGTCAGCTTACAGAATGGGTCAGTCTGTACGAGGATTCCTGCTCATGGAAGGAAGAGGTGTGAGCAGCACAAGGGGAGGAGAATCACTAATTCCTCCTATTTCTGA
- the LOC122304385 gene encoding serine acetyltransferase 5, whose translation MPAGELMYPPEEEKKIKEAEDEEGWVWTQIKTESRSDAEAEPALASYLYSTILSHSSLERSLSFHLGNKLCSSTLLSTLLYDLFLNAFSSDPSIRSATVADLRAARVRDPACVSFSHCLLNYKGFLACQAHRVAHKLWTQSRRPLALALHSRIADVFAVDIHPAARIGKGVLFDHATGVVVGETAVIGNNVSILHHVTLGGTGKVGGDRHPKIGDGVLIGAGATILGNVKIGEGAKIGAGSVVLIDVPPRTTAVGNPARLVGGKERPAKHEDVPGESMDHTSFISEWSDYII comes from the exons ATGCCCGCTGGCGAGCTCATGTACCCGCccgaggaggagaagaagattaAGGAGGCGGAAGATGAGGAGGGATGGGTGTGGACTCAAATAAAGACCGAGTCTCGTAGCGATGCGGAGGCGGAGCCGGCGCTTGCGAGCTACCTGTACTCGACGATACTGTCTCACTCTTCGCTGGAGCGCTCGCTGTCGTTCCACCTTGGGAACAAGCTGTGCTCTTCCACTCTTCTCTCCACTCTCCTCTACGATCTCTTCCTCAACGCCTTCTCCTCTGATCCCAGCATCCGCTCCGCCACTGTCGCCGATCTCCGCGCCGCCCGCGTCCGTGACCCCGCTTGCGTCTCCTTCTCCCACTGCCTCCTCAACTACAAGGGCTTCTTGGCCTGTCAG GCTCATCGAGTAGCTCACAAGCTGTGGACGCAGTCGCGGCGGCCACTTGCTCTGGCTCTCCACTCCCGAATCGCCGACGTATTCGCGGTGGACATTCACCCGGCAGCGAGGATTGGGAAAGGGGTTCTGTTTGATCACGCAACAGGGGTGGTGGTGGGCGAGACGGCTGTCATTGGGAATAACGTGTCAATCCTGCATCATGTCACCCTAGGTGGGACTGGAAAGGTTGGGGGTGACAGGCACCCCAAGATTGGTGATGGTGTGCTGATTGGAGCGGGCGCAACCATTTTGGGGAATGTTAAGATTGGGGAGGGGGCAAAGATCGGGGCAGGCTCGGTGGTTCTGATTGACGTTCCGCCTCGGACCACGGCAGTAGGGAACCCGGCAAGACTGGTAGGAGGGAAGGAGCGGCCGGCCAAGCATGAGGATGTGCCTGGGGAGTCCATGGATCATACTTCCTTTATCTCAGAGTGGTCAGATTATATAATCTGA
- the LOC122304384 gene encoding protein EFFECTOR OF TRANSCRIPTION 2-like isoform X3, whose amino-acid sequence MGICSVFFPDQFKKRPSDWEDYSLGKEGAAWYRVHNLPKSSGPGVYELGIAVSRTGLGREVGRLNPDGILGVYLGQADNVRTRLQRYGRTGAHLGHSYPNGQPNDSKSVSVQKGPGLFEEIFSRRYPIVFRWAPMENKREAEKTEAQLLKTFDYAWNTSNNGVRRPNDIVWKLDRIAANTTQFPKVVRKLLPFGQKQVGISIKARKLPSPENKLSACADEESYNFLSQVFKFSRSLPRFLLDRSIIIEENNSFCGVVLGDGLVCRRPPVDRRKRCAEHKGMRINGSIPMLVPTLVTVGKSGSTLGSVSNHLADRKGDNHNAQNLCYDSVKDTEVVGKCPVSESFTPICGVPLHDGSPCRRQPTQGRKRCDEHKGMRIRGSISESVRIGKSQNVHKAGLDFSCSDQNSSALCIPGVVQTQASSKSYVVSKDTTTMCGLDLGYGIYCTRQPARGRVRCDEHKGLRINGLVSKLAAEGKSHLSDMGSKFSSCEYEYGNTSAPTCGATLHNGSQCRRQPVQGNKRCWQHKGMRADGSSAGFGSEITSLTCGVSLQNGSVCTRIPAHGRKRCEQHKGRRITNSSYF is encoded by the exons ATGGGTATTTGCTCTGTCTTTTTTCCTGATCAATTTAAAAAAC GTCCTTCCGATTGGGAAGACTATTCACTGGGAAAGGAAGGAGCTGCATGGTACAGGGTTCACAACCTTCCTAAAAGTTCTGGCCCTGGAGTATATGAGCTTGGGATTGCTGTGTCTCGGACCGGGTTAGGGCGTGAGGTTGGCAGGCTTAATCCAGACGGTATACTCGGGGTTTACCTTGGTCAGGCTGACAATGTTAGGACGCGACTCCAGCGGTATGGCAGGACAGGTGCTCATTTGGGCCATAGCTACCCTAATGGTCAACCAAATGACTCTAAGAGTGTATCTGTCCAGAAAGGGCCCGGATTGTTTGAGGAGATATTCTCACGACGCTACCCCATTGTGTTTAGATGGGCTCCG ATGGAAAACAAGAGAGAGGCTGAGAAGACTGAAGCTCAGCTTCTCAAAACATTTGATTATGCATGGAACACAAGCAATAATGGTGTACGACGACCAAATGATATCGTTTGGAAACTTGACAGAATTGCTGCAAACACAACTCAATTTCCCAAAGTTGTCAGAAAACTTCTTCCATTTGGTCAGAAGCAAGTGGGCATTAGCATCAAAGCACGCAAGTTGCCATCACCAGAGAACAAATTGAGCGCCTGTGCTGATGAAGAGAGCTACAATTTCCTATCTCAAGTATTCAAATTTAGCAGATCGCTGCCTAGGTTTTTATTGGATAGAAGTATTATCATAGAAGAGAATAATAGTTTTTGTGGGGTAGTCTTaggtgatggtttggtttgtaGAAGGCCACCGGTTGATAGAAGAAAGAGGTGTGCTGAACACAAAGGGATGCGAATTAATGGGTCCATCCCAATGTTGGTCCCAACATTGGTTACGGTAGGTAAATCAGGGAGCACACTAGGCTCAGTGTCGAATCATCTTGCGGATAGAAAGGGTGACAATCACAATGCACAGAATCTTTGCTATGACTCAGTGAAGGATACAGAGGTTGTGGGTAAGTGTCCTGTTAGTGAGAGCTTTACTCCTATATGTGGAGTCCCTTTGCATGATGGCTCTCCTTGTAGAAGGCAACCAACTCAGGGGAGGAAAAGGTGTGATGAGCATAAAGGTATGAGAATACGTGGATCTATTTCTGAATCAGTAAGAATAGGAAAATCACAAAATGTGCACAAGGCAGGCTTGGATTTCAGTTGTAGCGATCAAAATTCCTCTGCGTTATGCATACCTGGAGTGGTGCAAACTCAAGCTTCCTCAAAGAGTTATGTTGTCAGCAAGGATACCACCACAATGTGTGGGTTGGATTTAGGTTATGGGATTTACTGTACAAGACAACCAGCTAGAGGAAGAGTAAGGTGTGATGAGCACAAAGGGCTGAGAATTAACGGGTTGGTCTCCAAGTTAGCAGCAGAAGGCAAATCCCATTTATCTGACATGGGTTCGAAATTCAGTTCTTGTGAATATGAATATGGCAACACTAGTGCCCCTACATGTGGAGCAACGTTACACAATGGTTCTCAGTGCAGGAGGCAACCAGTCCAAGGAAATAAAAGGTGTTGGCAACATAAAGGCATGAGGGCAGATGGTTCTTCAGCTGGGTTTGGCTCAGAAATAACTTCTCTCACATGTGGTGTCAGCTTACAGAATGGGTCAGTCTGTACGAGGATTCCTGCTCATGGAAGGAAGAGGTGTGAGCAGCACAAGGGGAGGAGAATCACTAATTCCTCCTATTTCTGA